A portion of the Ricinus communis isolate WT05 ecotype wild-type chromosome 10, ASM1957865v1, whole genome shotgun sequence genome contains these proteins:
- the LOC8284523 gene encoding BTB/POZ domain-containing protein At5g03250 isoform X1, translated as MALLRLGSKSEAFHREGQTWFCTTGLQSDITIQIGEMSFNLHKFPLLSRSGLLEKLIGELPVVDGSARILQLDDIPGGAKTFELISKFCYGVKIELTSLNIVSLRCAAEYLRMTEDYGEGNLIMQTEAFLNEVFGNWEECLKALETCEEVLPYAEELHVVSRCIDSLAMKACTDPQLFNLPSSGQTNSQQNEASAIVWNGISVTTKPEPVGDNWWFEDVSFLNLPLYKQLILAVESRGMKLETISASLIHYAKKYLPLMNRQSSFNNTNHVNHTGTVVSYPSEADQRILLEEIVTLLPNKKGVSSPKFLLRLLRTAMVLHASPSCRENLEKRVGAQLDQTVLVDLLIPNMGYSIETLYDIDCVQRILDHFMSLHQETTFSPCIVEEGEFLGGNDALTPVTMVASLMDGFLAEIAPDVNLKLPKFEVLAATIPDYARPVDDGVYHAVDVYLKAHPWLTDLEREQLCRLMNCQKLSLEASTHAAQNERLPLRVIVQVLFFEQLRLRTCVSGWFFVSENLDNSQNPCGNLGHPRKAGSCPMDSAKDNTVGVDMTDRVSELEKECSSIKEELQKLMKTKKKWTIFSKRFSFRQKLPPCNSKRACDLKDQAMSTNRQQNHENGDVAQ; from the exons ATGGCTCTCTTGAGGTTAGGCTCAAAATCTGAAGCTTTCCATCGCGAAGGCCAAACATG GTTTTGCACAACCGGGCTTCAGAGTGATATTACTATTCAGATAGGAGAAATGTCTTTCAACCTCCACAAG TTTCCATTGCTTTCAAGAAGCGGGCTACTGGAGAAACTTATCGGAGAACTTCCTGTTGTGGATGGTTCAGCACGTATCTTGCAACTTGATGACATACCTGGTGGTGCTAAAACATTTGAGCTCATAAGCAAATTTTGCTATGGTGTAAAAATAGAGCTCACGTCTTTGAATATAGTCAGCCTTAGATGTGCAGCAGAGTACCTTCGCATGACTGAAGATTATGGAGAAGGAAATCTAATTATGCAAACTGAGGCATTCCTTAATGAAGTCTTCGGCAACTGGGAGGAATGTCTAAAAGCTCTTGAAACATGTGAAGAAGTTCTACCTTACGCAGAAGAGCTTCATGTTGTCTCCAGGTGCATCGACTCCTTAGCAATGAAAGCTTGTACTGATCCACAATTGTTCAATTTGCCTTCATCAGGACAAACCAACTCGCAGCAGAATGAGGCTAGTGCAATAGTCTGGAATGGGATATCCGTTACGACTAAGCCAGAACCTGTCGGTGATAATTGGTGGTTCGAAGATGTCTCGTTCCTTAACTTACCTCTATACAAGCAATTGATTTTAGCTGTTGAATCAAGGGGAATGAAGCTTGAGACTATCTCTGCATCACTTATACATTATGCGAAAAAGTATCTTCCCTTGATGAATAGGCAATCAAGCTTCAATAACACCAATCATGTCAACCACACGGGAACGGTTGTTTCCTACCCTTCTGAAGCTGACCAAAGAATCCTCCTCGAAGAGATTGTGACATTACTCCCTAATAAGAAAGGAGTCTCTTCCCCTAAGTTTTTACTTAGGCTGCTTCGCACGGCTATGGTCTTGCATGCTAGCCCATCATGCCGagaaaatttggaaaaaaggGTAGGTGCTCAGTTAGACCAAACTGTACTTGTAGATCTTCTCATACCAAATATGGGGTACTCGATCGAGACGCTTTATGATATAGACTGTGTTCAGAGGATTCTTGATCATTTCATGTCATTACACCAAGAAACAACTTTTTCTCCTTGCATAGTTGAAGAGGGAGAGTTTCTGGGCGGCAATGATGCACTAACACCAGTGACAATGGTTGCTAGTCTGATGGATGGATTTCTTGCTGAAATAGCACCAGATGTTAATTTGAAGCTCCCGAAATTTGAGGTACTTGCTGCAACCATACCTGATTATGCAAGGCCGGTTGACGATGGAGTTTATCATGCTGTTGATGTATATTTGAAG GCACATCCTTGGCTTACAGATTTGGAGAGGGAGCAACTTTGCAGACTCATGAACTGCCAGAAGCTATCACTAGAAGCTAGCACTCATGCAGCACAGAATGAGAGGCTACCTCTTAGAGTAATTGTTCAAGTACTCTTCTTCGAACAACTTAGGCTTCGTACTTGTGTTTCTGGCTGGTTCTTTGTCTCTGAGAATCTCGACAACTCGCAAAATCCTTGTGGAAACCTTGGACACCCCAGAAAGGCTGGTTCCTGTCCAATGGACTCTGCAAAAGACAATACTGTGGGTGTTGATATGACGGATCGTGTTTCTGAGCTTGAAAAGGAATGTTCAAGCATAAAAGAAGAGCTTCAGAAGCTTATGAAG
- the LOC8284523 gene encoding BTB/POZ domain-containing protein At5g03250 isoform X2 — MTEDYGEGNLIMQTEAFLNEVFGNWEECLKALETCEEVLPYAEELHVVSRCIDSLAMKACTDPQLFNLPSSGQTNSQQNEASAIVWNGISVTTKPEPVGDNWWFEDVSFLNLPLYKQLILAVESRGMKLETISASLIHYAKKYLPLMNRQSSFNNTNHVNHTGTVVSYPSEADQRILLEEIVTLLPNKKGVSSPKFLLRLLRTAMVLHASPSCRENLEKRVGAQLDQTVLVDLLIPNMGYSIETLYDIDCVQRILDHFMSLHQETTFSPCIVEEGEFLGGNDALTPVTMVASLMDGFLAEIAPDVNLKLPKFEVLAATIPDYARPVDDGVYHAVDVYLKAHPWLTDLEREQLCRLMNCQKLSLEASTHAAQNERLPLRVIVQVLFFEQLRLRTCVSGWFFVSENLDNSQNPCGNLGHPRKAGSCPMDSAKDNTVGVDMTDRVSELEKECSSIKEELQKLMKTKKKWTIFSKRFSFRQKLPPCNSKRACDLKDQAMSTNRQQNHENGDVAQ, encoded by the exons ATGACTGAAGATTATGGAGAAGGAAATCTAATTATGCAAACTGAGGCATTCCTTAATGAAGTCTTCGGCAACTGGGAGGAATGTCTAAAAGCTCTTGAAACATGTGAAGAAGTTCTACCTTACGCAGAAGAGCTTCATGTTGTCTCCAGGTGCATCGACTCCTTAGCAATGAAAGCTTGTACTGATCCACAATTGTTCAATTTGCCTTCATCAGGACAAACCAACTCGCAGCAGAATGAGGCTAGTGCAATAGTCTGGAATGGGATATCCGTTACGACTAAGCCAGAACCTGTCGGTGATAATTGGTGGTTCGAAGATGTCTCGTTCCTTAACTTACCTCTATACAAGCAATTGATTTTAGCTGTTGAATCAAGGGGAATGAAGCTTGAGACTATCTCTGCATCACTTATACATTATGCGAAAAAGTATCTTCCCTTGATGAATAGGCAATCAAGCTTCAATAACACCAATCATGTCAACCACACGGGAACGGTTGTTTCCTACCCTTCTGAAGCTGACCAAAGAATCCTCCTCGAAGAGATTGTGACATTACTCCCTAATAAGAAAGGAGTCTCTTCCCCTAAGTTTTTACTTAGGCTGCTTCGCACGGCTATGGTCTTGCATGCTAGCCCATCATGCCGagaaaatttggaaaaaaggGTAGGTGCTCAGTTAGACCAAACTGTACTTGTAGATCTTCTCATACCAAATATGGGGTACTCGATCGAGACGCTTTATGATATAGACTGTGTTCAGAGGATTCTTGATCATTTCATGTCATTACACCAAGAAACAACTTTTTCTCCTTGCATAGTTGAAGAGGGAGAGTTTCTGGGCGGCAATGATGCACTAACACCAGTGACAATGGTTGCTAGTCTGATGGATGGATTTCTTGCTGAAATAGCACCAGATGTTAATTTGAAGCTCCCGAAATTTGAGGTACTTGCTGCAACCATACCTGATTATGCAAGGCCGGTTGACGATGGAGTTTATCATGCTGTTGATGTATATTTGAAG GCACATCCTTGGCTTACAGATTTGGAGAGGGAGCAACTTTGCAGACTCATGAACTGCCAGAAGCTATCACTAGAAGCTAGCACTCATGCAGCACAGAATGAGAGGCTACCTCTTAGAGTAATTGTTCAAGTACTCTTCTTCGAACAACTTAGGCTTCGTACTTGTGTTTCTGGCTGGTTCTTTGTCTCTGAGAATCTCGACAACTCGCAAAATCCTTGTGGAAACCTTGGACACCCCAGAAAGGCTGGTTCCTGTCCAATGGACTCTGCAAAAGACAATACTGTGGGTGTTGATATGACGGATCGTGTTTCTGAGCTTGAAAAGGAATGTTCAAGCATAAAAGAAGAGCTTCAGAAGCTTATGAAG